DNA from Daucus carota subsp. sativus chromosome 1, DH1 v3.0, whole genome shotgun sequence:
CGTATCGTCGTTCTTAATCCAAAGTAGCGATGCTGCTCTCCATTCTCCAACAACTGTCTTCCAGGCCATGCTGACATGTTCTTGTGCACCTCCAACACTACGTCTGCAGCTCCAAGAAAGTTCAACTATTATAGAGCGTTCGTAATCATGCATTTCATTTGAAATGACATTTTTTAAGTTGTCATGTCAAATTCTCATGTTTATActaatactagcttataacccgtgcttataacatttgtaattttatcgtctatatatttaaatttaattgaaatacaaaccGATCATACCgacttaatatttaaatattttgacttaattgataataaaaaggtTTATTagaaaacattataaattaaGGAGACCTGTAGAATAATATCAACCGGCAGATAAAACTCGAATAACCAATACAATTATTAACATTTTAGgtttaatagaataataataataatgataataataataatatatagtatagtatagtataaataGACAGTATAAATCTATGACATTCTCGAATAAGCAATACAATTATTaacattttagttttaataaaataataataataataataataataataattattattattatatatagtattgtaTAGTATAATAGACAGTATAAATCTATGATATTACCTTTAAAGTGATAACATGGAGTAATTAAATATAACATTAGTGTATTTAGTTGAAACATATTGTATACTGTatagtaataattatatataataatattatatttttatatgtatgttgcatgtgttattcttagaaaatttagtttttttagttagaaaatataaaaaattaataattttagttaaataggtaattgattatataagtaggcccATAATTCGGCctaagtaccgaccgaccaaacttttaatgtttcggttttaatagtatagtatagatttgagaattttaaatgaaatccaaatccatattCTCAAACAGATTTTCTGTtaaaattcagaatttcaaatgaaatctagGTTTCCAAACGGACCATTACATTATTCTTTAGGGTCTTTTTTATCTACGTTTTGAACCAAGTGTATTTGGTACTTAAGTTGGAAATTTACGTGATTTTTTGAACTAGTTGGGGGAGTGAGGGTCATGATTCAAACCCATGCACTTGTCATAGGAACGAGAGATGCGTTTTTGCCTCTAAACTATAcgttaattacaaattattattttttggataACTCATTGATTCGGAACAATTTTTGCCCTTGCTCAAATAGATTTACTAGAACAGAACTGCAATCAActtacttttcttctttttggtTATGGTAGAGCCAACATGTTTGCTCTTCATCTTCAGCATTACCTGCAAATTAAGACACCATGAATATCCTCGAATTGTTTAACGTTTACCCATGCTATGGTGGCCTAATTTGGTGACTGCAGGTTTTGTAGGATTTACTTAACTGCAGTAAGGCATTTGTTTGTAAAGGTTACCCTAGATTAATAATTACCTGCCCAGTCCGGTGAATGTAAACTGATACAAATTTCCAGTGGAGATCACCTGCAACATCATAAAAGTTTCTTCACAACGAAGCTTGGACGATGAAACTGACTTGGTTTTAGTTGAAATATCAATTACCATTTCGAGTTCTTTTCAGAAGCTCACTTCCTCTGGCAAGGAGTTTTTGATATTGCTCTGCACCAGGGGAACTTTCTTCCGGATATTGCTCCTCTGAGCATCTAGCACTTGATTCATTTTGGCCAAATCCCACTCCATACCCTTTCCCTATTGGGATCACTGCTGCAATATTCCATGCTTCCTTTAACGCTCTTGCTTTTAAGGTTGCTGCTCCACGTAGAGCTGCACAAAATATTCATTCACATTCATTCTTAAAGCATTACTAGTCATATTgctttaattgtgatttttgtCATTTACAAATTTACAGCAATGAGAAATTATCAGCGGAGGCTTGCAAGTACAAGATTGATTATATTACCTGTGGCAGCTGCAGCTGTAAGAGTCAATATATCTCCATGTGATCTGACATTAACAGCTGAATTAACTACTGATAGAAGGTGGTCTCGTTGAGCTCCTAAGGACTCTGCAGCCTCCACGCATTGTGCAGCGACTAATGTAGCTGCTGAAGCCACAGCCATGTCAGTCTTTGCCATTTGGTCATCTTTTCTAGAAGCTGATGTGGTTGCCGTGGCTGCTGCAATGGCGGCCAGTGCAGCAGCCACTCCAGCAACTGATACAGCCGCGTGGATTTGAGCATTTTGAGCTCGGTTATCTTCCCTTTTCCTTTCTCTCCTCTCCTTCAACCACCTTCCAACTGTCTTGCTACCTGGCGTGTTACTTCCACCACTAGCGTGGCTGTTTGCGTATAGAGGATTGTTTACTCCTAAGTACTGCATTGCACAATTGGTATTACAAACTCGTTAATTAGGCTCTTAACTCCAATGAAAGCATTTCCCTTCAATGTCACTACTGATATACAAAATTGAATCATCCGTAAACAGGTGAACGTTTCAATGATTAAAGAAATAAACGCGGTGGATGAGAAGATTTCAGCAGATGTTTTTATTATCTTGTAATAAGACTAAACACTAACCCGAAATGCAGGGGTCGGCTCAGTGTCAATACAAGGGACAAATTTTGAGCAATATGTTAAATGATCACCGTCTGGAACCTTTTCTGAAGTTCTGGTAACAAACACTATGAGATGAATCGATACCCGTGGTAATAAAAACAAGTGAATCGATAGGATGAACGATAAGGATCATGGAATTAGGCGGCTGATGAGATGAAAGCATTGTTTTTTGGCTAACAAACAAATAACCGTGCTTGGAAGTTTTGATACGTTCGTGAATAACTGATTAACTATGTAAAATATAGACTCTGATGCTTAAACAAAGATTAAATCTAATAAACGATTATCAAGTTACACACCTTAACGACGTTTTCATACTCTTGTGTGGGGGAAACTTGATGACTGCCTGAGGTTTCTTCTAGGAGGAAAGCACTCAATGGTCCGCTGCTGTGAGATAATCTCCCTGAACTTAACGGCGATGTCTCCTGCCAttcatttttacttttatttacATTTTCATCCCCGGAGTATCTACTATATTCCACTAAACGTAAAATAGTGAGGGTCCGGGTCCTGACACGCGATTGTTGTTACAATTTATCTGCTATTTCTTATAGCTAAACTCTTTTCCGCCATATTTCATCGTGTATAGATTATTGACAACAATCACTTGTCAGGACCATCTCCTAAATAATAaacattataatatttgttttttttgtatatatggGATTATCTTCAGCTCTAACTATCAATTACTCTCACGTGTTTTCATGTTAAAATTGTTACTCATAATAAGGCTATAACTCACAAGTATTTACTAGGAGAAACTCACAGATTGAGACATAATGCGTTCGAGCACAAGCTGGGATGTTGCAGAGGAAGCAGACGAGAATGTATTCTCCGACAGCACCAACGAATCCTCTGCTCCGAGGCCAGCAGATGTTTCATCTGTTATGAAGCTACTAAAACTCGTATCAACACTTTGGTTGTTCGAATGTTTTGAGGGATAAATAATTAGCTTGGGAAGAGGAGAAGCGTCTGATTTCGACATTCGAAGCGCTGAGGGGCTCCATGATCTTGCTAAGAACTCCATAGACTCCGTTGGGCCTTGGGGCAGCTGAACATCACTCTGCATTTGCCTCTGCTCCGGCCACCAACTTTCCATTTTTTCAGTAAATAAACGTGGAGCTTTGATACTAATTTCGAATAAGTAGTGGtataaatttgtttcttttgtgTGGCCTTTTTGAAGAGAGTTTTTCATGTGTGTATGTTACAATGTTGGGTATTAAACGTGTGAATATTATATAAGCTTGCTTGTTATTCTGCCACATGTCATACTCTTGTTTGGGTATCAACACATGATATTAAATTATCTCTGGtaatataacatattatcaaaGAAAATTTATAGTTGTTAATCGGATTTAAAAACTCGGATCAAGGAATCAACTTGCATGAGATTAACGAGGAATTAATCGATCGATTAGGGATTTCTAGAACCATGTCATGCATCTTACATTGAAAAAGATTTGTAGCAAGAAATAAGTCTTGACAAGTAATTATTAGTAATAAttgtttaacattattttatagCTTAAATAAAGATTTATTGCAAGATTCTAGCTCGGCATTCGGAGTGGCAAGATTCTACGCAGAGTCATCTCAAGTAAAGTCGAAAGCTTATATCCAAGTCAAAGGAAATATAGACAAGGGGTATTGAATTTAAAGCGGAGAAAAATAAGCATAGATGCCACTCCAAGGAAGTACCTCGTCTGTTCGGCGTTGGTTACACTTACACACCATTGATTTTTATCGACAACCTTTGTTCAAGTACTGTGACCATCTTCGTCTACATTTATCTTTCTTTCTTGACGCAATACATGGAGAATATTGCTAGCAGCTTTAGCTTTTATCTTTTGTTTTAGACTCCGTTTGGTATCATTGTTGCATACAgtttttttctcaaaaactGATGAAAAACtatttaacaaatataaaactgTTTTTCTCTATGGCAATTTTTAAGTGAAAAGCTACTTTTACAAAAAAGCAGGTCCTCATGTTTTTGgaattaatttcttttcaatttttttttgtgaggaCTATCACAAATTTCATCATCAAATAACAGCGGAacattattttttgttattacatatcaaattataaagataTCAAACAATAATAATCTAGCTAGTTACACAACATTTTCTTCAGCCGCACTTCACTTTTTGACAAAACTTCTAGATAGCCAAATAGGGTCCCCTGGGCTGGGATCCTCTCGGACtcggtttatttttttttctttaaacacTTGCAGACTTGTAATAATCCCTAATGAACTGGGTAATGAATTCGGGCCCAACTCGATACGAGTCTTATCGACACCGGCTATAAAAGTACTACCGTCCATTTATCTCTCTGTTATGAACCAACTACTACTCGTCTACTCAAAATCAATTTAGGGGGCGTTTGGTtgatggttaatgagcccggttaacgggaatcggaacctaATACCCATACattgtgtttggattagtaaAATTTTTCCTTGGAATGGGAACCTCATTCTCTCTTGAAGGGTAAATCAATACCTCCACATCACTTGGGTTACCATTTTCCATACCCTCCAATATTCCTATACCCCCG
Protein-coding regions in this window:
- the LOC108198418 gene encoding VAN3-binding protein-like, which gives rise to MKNSLQKGHTKETNLYHYLFEISIKAPRLFTEKMESWWPEQRQMQSDVQLPQGPTESMEFLARSWSPSALRMSKSDASPLPKLIIYPSKHSNNQSVDTSFSSFITDETSAGLGAEDSLVLSENTFSSASSATSQLVLERIMSQSETSPLSSGRLSHSSGPLSAFLLEETSGSHQVSPTQEYENVVKYLGVNNPLYANSHASGGSNTPGSKTVGRWLKERRERKREDNRAQNAQIHAAVSVAGVAAALAAIAAATATTSASRKDDQMAKTDMAVASAATLVAAQCVEAAESLGAQRDHLLSVVNSAVNVRSHGDILTLTAAAATALRGAATLKARALKEAWNIAAVIPIGKGYGVGFGQNESSARCSEEQYPEESSPGAEQYQKLLARGSELLKRTRNGDLHWKFVSVYIHRTGQVMLKMKSKHVGSTITKKKKNVVLEVHKNMSAWPGRQLLENGEQHRYFGLRTTIRGIVEFECKNDKEYEMWTRGVSRLLSVASQMNNGHKKY